From Argopecten irradians isolate NY chromosome 3, Ai_NY, whole genome shotgun sequence:
TTACTATGTACCTTTTGTCTGGCCCCTGTGTGGCTCCTATATACTAGGTATACCCCTTAGAccctataaatatatattatataccttCCCTAAGTCCGTGCCAGGCTGATCCCAGACCCCTGTGTAACCTATAAGTCTATATTATATGTACCTTCCCTAAGTCCATGCCAGGCTGttcccaggtccctgtgtaacCTATAAGTCTATATTATATGTACCTTCCCTAAGTCCGTGCCAGGCTGTTCCCAGGCCCCTATGTAACCTATAAGTCTATATTATATGTACCTTCCCTAAGTCCGTGCCAGGCTGTTCCCAGGCCCCTGTGTAACCTATAAGTCGATATTATATGTACCTTACCTAAGTCCGTGCCAGGCTGTTCCCAGGACCCTGTGTAACCTTTAAGTCTATATTATATGTACCTTCCCTAAGTCCGTGCCAGGCTGTTCCAAGGCCCCTGTGTAACCTATAAGTCGATATTATATGTACCTTCCCTAAGTCCGTGCCAGGCTGTTCCCAGGCCCCTGTGTAACCTATAAGTCGATATTATATGTACCTTACCTAAGTCCGTGCCAGGCTGTTCCCAGGCCCCTGTGTCCGGCCCTGTGTAACCTATAAGTCTATATTATATGTACCTTCCCTAAGTCCGTGCCAGGCTGTTCCCAGACCCCTGTGTAACCTATAAGTCTATATTATATGTACCTTCCCTAAGTCCGTGCCAGGCTGttcccaggtccctgtgtgacctatatgtctatattatatataccttCCCTAAGTCCGTGCCAGGCTGTTCCCATGCCCCTGTGTAACCTATAAGTCTATATTATATGTACCTTCCCTAAGTCCGTGCCAGGCTGTTCCCAGGCCCCTGTGTAACCTATAagtctatattatatataccttCCCTAAGTCCGTGCCAGGCTGATCCCAGACCCCTGTGTAACCTATAAGTCTATATTATATGTACCTTCCCTAAGTCCATGCCAGGCTGttcccaggtccctgtgtgaCCTATAagtctatattatatataccttCCCTAAGTCCGTGCCAGGCTGTTCCCAGGCCCCTGTGTAACCTATAAGTCTATATTATATGTACCTTCCCTAAGTCCGTGCCAGGCTGTTCCCAGGCCCCTGTGTAACCTATAAGTCTATATTATATGTACCTTCCCTAAGTCCGTGCCAGGCTGTTCCCAGGCCCCTGTGTAACCTATAAGTCTATATTATATGTACCTTCCCTAAGTCCGTGCCAGGCTGTTCCCAGGCCCCTGTGTAACCTATAAGTCGATATTATATGTACCTTACCTAAGTCCGTGCCAGGCTGTTCCCGGGCCCCTGTGTAACCTATAAGTCTATATTATATGTACCTTCCCTAAGTCCGTGCCAGGCTGTTCCAAGGCCCCTGTGTAACCTATAAGTCGATATTATAAGTACCTTCCCTAAGTCCGTGCCAGGCTGTTCCCAGGCCCCTGTGTAATCTATAAGTCTATATTATATGTACCTTCCATAAGTCCGTGCCAGGCTGTTCCCATTCCCCTGTGTGACCTATATgtctacattatatatacctTCCCTAATTCCGTGCCAGGCTGTTCCCAGGCCCCTGTGTAACCTATAAGTCGATATTATATGTACCTTCCCTAAGTCCGTGCCAGGCTGTTCCCAGGCCCCTGTGTAACCTATAAGTCTTATATTATATGTACCTTCCCTAAGTCCGTGCCAGGCTGTTCCCAGGCCCCTGTGTAACCTATTAGTCTATATTATATGTACCTTCCCTAAGTCCGTGCCAGGCTGTTCCCAGGCCCCTGTGTAACCTATAAGTCTATATTATATGTTCCTTCCCTAAGTCCGTGCCAGGCTGTTCCCAGGCCCCTGTGTAACCTATAAGTCGATATTATATGTACCTTCCCTAAGTCCGTGCCAGGCTGTTCCCAGGCCCCTGTGTAACCTATAAGTCTATATTATATGTACCTTCCCTAAGTCCGTGCCAGGCTGTTCCCAGGCCCCTGTGTAACCTATAAGTCTATATTATATGTACCTTCCCTAAGTCCGTGCCAGGCTGTTCCCAGGCCCCTGTGTAACCTATAAGTCGATATTATATGTACCTTACCTAAGTCCGTGCCAGGCGGTTTCCAAGTCacattcctgtttgatataatgGTATACTTTAAACACGGCACAATGCACTATTAGATGGTCACGCGAATCTGAcgttaaatgaaataattgacCGGCCAATTAATTATGCATGTACTACTTAATCATAAGATAGGGCATTTCGGCGCGGAGGGGAGAGGGTACACGTCAGGGGCAACAATGGAGCCGACGGAATTCCAATTACTATGGCGTCCGTTAAGACTCTTGTCACTTATCAACTCTCCCTGACAGCCGAACTCGTCGGCTAGGTACAATTCCCACGAACCTAACAAGCCCGTGtccattttatataaaaccaTCACATTGAAAGTTTCTCAACAGATACACGGGCAAGTCCCGAACCTGTTAAAACATCAAATGTCGCTATATAGTCTGTTAGGTACAGTCCATCGCTGGCTACATGAACCTGTGTTATAAAGCATGTCGTGTTAGTAAAGGTAAGTATTAACATTACATCTacactaaaatgttttatttgtctTTACTTTTAAGGAGAAGCtcgaagattttatttttgaactACTATATCCGAAGTTTTGGTATCTTATTCCGAAATATCAAACAATTCTAAGAAATATGCTGATGAGAACATTGTCTGCCGGATTACTATGGCATCGGATAAGGAACTGTCGATATTTATGTAACTCCCATTCAGCTTTCAAAATACAGACCTCTGTATTGTGATTCCGTCGAGTGTTGTGCGTTCCAACCATGATATGGAATGTTCGGGATAGGGTAAAATCCTACAGACGTCAAATATCAACCGtagtttattttaaaatatagaCATATTTAAACAGGGGTAGATAACTCTCTATCCATACTTTACTCAATAGCTAACGTAGCGGTAACAGTTCCTTGAACATAACAAATCCAGTAGTATTTGGAGGACTAGCATGCACCCATCGGATATAGGAGGACAGAAAAGGCGGGATGGCGGAGTGCCCTAAACGTTGTCTTCGCAACGTCTTTaaagggggagataactcagcGACCAGTCAATGTCGTGGCTATTCGAATAGCGTTATAATCGCTTGTATGGTAATGATGAATGTGACACCACGGCggtatacattatattaacatacTGTACTACCTAGAAACAGCCAGTTATACTCTAATGTACGGGATCTAGTTGTTTACACCTCTAATGACAAAACAGGGAAACACCAATCTGCAGCCAATTGTAAGTTAAGTGTTCGGGGGTCGTATCAGCCCTACTCGTCCAATCTATAGTTACAGGTATACCAACACGCACAAATCGGTGTGGGGTTAGAAGGTACTGTCACGCATCTCGTAGTAACGCCCCGCCCCACTAATATACCACATAGCTAGCCGACTCCAATACAGACtgaccgctcacaagacgtatATGTACGTAACGTGAAAAAGACTACGGACTTCGGACAGCTTCATCCCTCCGGTCACATAGGGTCAATCCAGACCAGCATCGCCTAGTGACTGGGTCAGGGCCATGTTTACACAGATGATTATCAGCGTTTAGATGTAGAAGACCGAGCCCGGGGGAGACTTGTATAGACTATATAGATAACATGTTACTAATGTATTGATTTACAAAGGACCAGagtaaatatttaacaaagtgTAAAGGAATGTTTCATAGTCTCGGCGCAAACTACTTCAGGGAGATGAACCAGTATTTTATTACAGCGAAACcgatgttttaattgattcacaTACATAATGGAGTTATTCTTCAATTGAAGAACATGTACATAAATTCAACAAAAACAGTCAATGTGAAACTATCGGAGCAGATTCTCAAAGGCATTCGGAATTGCCACATATCAACTTATGCTACAGATAGCACCATTACAACGGTAATGTAAACTTCCTGTCGAATCGTGGATTGAAATGTTAAGTTCAGTTTCTACATAAAAGTCATAAATCTGTCCAGGCTGGTGGTTTCTGAGACAGAATGATGTAGAATTAACCCGAGTTTGATGACGACCATCACGGGACTATGCAATCTTACGGATGGAGAAACCAGGTCAATATGATGTCCCTGCTGCAGGTTATAGAAAAGAAAGACAAGGTCAGTGGCGTCTTTCTATATTTCCTTttgttctttctttcttttttctatttaatAGTAACTAATACCTCGTCATGAAATGAGAAAATGGCATACAATGGTGTTGGTCATATCCGCCCCATTCCGCCCGTCCCCTCTGAAGAAGATCCTGGAGACAAATATCtgagaatatatataatgtatttggacccaccagagtgtctatagaccattttagacgttttagtaGTCCACATAAAAGTATCGTAAAAATCATGCTCTATATGATGCcaagaaaaagtatgattttttttccagattGCTCTTATACACCATGTAGAGCATAATTTTCTACGATTTTTATTTGGAtccataaaatgtttaaaaatattcCATGGTGGTTCCAGATATATATAGACTATAACGAATTATTATATCCCTGTGGCTGACGGGACCATTTATATCTTCCCGGTCTCTCTATTTCCCTGTATTTCTGTAAACTGTTGACCTGGTTATCCCTCCTTATCAGCCAGATCTCGATTCATTATGACAAGTGCATGGTCCGTTATGACAGTGTATGATCAATACTCGACAGTCACTGGCCCCCAAAGACTCATCCCCAACAATCCGATTACACGTGTACATGGGGAGGATAACGTATACATCCACAGTACAAATACTATTAAACACATATCACCTCCTAGTTCTGTAAGCTATAGTGAAATATTAAGTTGGTTTTTTTTGCGAGCAggtttttattattatgtaattcGTTTGTGAGTATAACGCCATGTTTTCCTAAAAAAAACGACGTCAttcttgacgtcacaatcgatagcTATGATCCGCGAGCCCAGATACTTATTCCTCTGTAGaaaaggagagaaaaaaaacgtACAAATCTCGGGGTTTTAATGTGCTCAAACCCCAAATCCTCATGTTGATCGTTTGGTACCACAGTTTAGAatgctatttttaaaaaatcaattaatttataGTGATTGCGCTAAAATGTTTTCACACAACTTCGCTAAATTCTTGGTATGCCGACAAAATATCAACGAATATAACATGACGAGGCTTGATTTCACTACAATGCACCGCCTTAATCTTCCATTTTAAACTGTTTCTTTCGATCGTGATTTCGGCCTTTGTGGAGGCCGCACTATAGGTGGTAGTGTATTAGATGACCGACAGCCCATCTGCTGTAAATTGGTTTTTGATGAAAAGTTTTCCTGCTTGATTACGGACGGGTATTGTAACGGTAATATCAAAGGCACCTATGTAGATATTTGATGGGTACGCTGACTTTTAATGTGCCGTTGTGTATGTAAACATGTTGAAGTGTTTAGTTATCTGGTAACGACGCCTGGTACGTGTAAACAGAAAGatgttttattaatgttaaacaAACGCTAACATGACAATTCCGGGTTAACTTAGACGGATGGACAGAAAAAAATTGAGTTATATCCCATCATTAAtccaaaatgtatacatatcatAATGTTGCCTTTTGAAGTTGTGCACTTTGTGATATTTTTCGTTACCACAACCTAATATTTTTATGTACCATGGGGATCTGGAGAACAATAGTACACATGTCCTGAATTTACCACTGTAGAAATCTTATAAGTAGTTTCAATCCTCCATAACTATCCAATTGTCGGGCGTTTTATGAGTCATGATCAAGATCAAAATTAGCTTTAATTTAGACCCTAAAAGGCAATGTCTGTAAATGATCTATGAACATTTGGGATATGTATGCATGAAtataagggtcaaagaagtaatatcaacaggattttccagatgacacgggatcccatTAAACGTAAGTCTGTatgatacgaattacttcaaatggtaaatatgggaaaaagaagtaattccaaccatAAGGACAaaagaaattgtcaaattttcgaggcgatctgcccctttgtcttgataaaggggcagatcgcctcgaacaTTTGACAATTGTTTTTTGTCCACTcagttggaattacttctttgtcccatatgcATAAATATATGTAGACTTTATGGATACGGTCGCTGGATAGTCGTCGCACTCACGGTGCTTCTTAAGAAAAACATAATGATAGTATTGTCAGTTTCCCGACTGACACTGCCACGGGTGGACAATTGTAAAAAATGAACAGACCTGTGTTTGGTATGAAGGTGCTCACCCCAATGTTATTACTTTCGATGGTTCAATTGTAAGTGGGCAAGTACTAAGGAGGCTTAGTGGGAGGATACACCGTGCCTCGGATCGAACCCCGatcggctaggtgaaaggcgaatGACTTACAAGTTACCCATTAAGTAAGAAAGGGTGATGCCACCTAGAACACCTTACTATTGTCCCGATATGTCTTCAATCATGAGATTTAGTTTAATTAAATCTCTTATTTCTTCCAGGAGCGCCGACGGCACCAGTTTAGCCTCTATAAGCCAGCTGGACATGTGCAGACAACAAGGCGGAAGCCAATCATCTGTTCGGTCGATGACGTCCCTGATCTAAGTGATAGATGGAGCAATATACGACATGCTGACGATCTACAATCCAAGCGCTTTTTCGACAGTGATAATATACTTCTTTCCGTGTTTGATCAAGAGTCTCGCCGAAGACGGGAATTGTCGCGTTCTACTGACCACCCCGTTCTCTATAATGACACAAACATTCGTTTTCCACGATTATCGTCCACACTCTTAAACCGTTCTCATAGGAACGCCAAATTGGCCGTGTCCGTTCCCTCGGACAGTAGTTTTGACACGGAAGGTCCTGGTGGACAGGCTATACCTAGACCTGGACTGATTCGTCTACAATACTGTCATCGCACTCGTGAGGAAACGCTTCGGAACATCAACAATAAATCCAAAGTTATCTCAATTGTGAATGATATACCGAGTGAAGATTCCATTGATGTGGTGGTTGCCGCGAATC
This genomic window contains:
- the LOC138317866 gene encoding uncharacterized protein, whose amino-acid sequence is MQSYGWRNQVNMMSLLQVIEKKDKERRRHQFSLYKPAGHVQTTRRKPIICSVDDVPDLSDRWSNIRHADDLQSKRFFDSDNILLSVFDQESRRRRELSRSTDHPVLYNDTNIRFPRLSSTLLNRSHRNAKLAVSVPSDSSFDTEGPGGQAIPRPGLIRLQYCHRTREETLRNINNKSKVISIVNDIPSEDSIDVVVAANQPSDFANSSTFHCKPSVIRIDDSGAIHVQDNMQIAQIDQEPEPDVIITPETIPKKIHNPVVIQRQLSVDFEDDVECLEDDPDVALIPVRKNASGRRKHKHQQNQVPMHQYSVDQNVHRNVYMRALRDARNKYFKHVPLDKTVTKPFEFSYFTLLSRNEDGEITKEKRMKKPYGMKRIFGEIRMDEYYPVIPTKKQ